In Sphingobacterium thalpophilum, a genomic segment contains:
- a CDS encoding DNA-directed RNA polymerase subunit alpha C-terminal domain-containing protein, giving the protein MKELEIDVFISGKKTRFDLGAMDIDSLYRLSMKLRQLLRDNEFILSHIKEADLWELKAELGSRTINILYKNGISTVAGLLATSYNDLERMEGMGRKSLGEIRVLLTEIGKMETSKSSYQGIGRNSFLF; this is encoded by the coding sequence ATGAAAGAACTTGAAATAGATGTTTTCATCAGTGGAAAAAAGACACGATTTGACCTCGGTGCGATGGATATTGACTCGCTCTATCGTCTTTCTATGAAGCTAAGGCAGCTACTGCGGGACAATGAGTTTATCCTATCCCATATCAAAGAAGCGGATCTCTGGGAGCTAAAAGCCGAACTTGGCAGCAGGACGATCAATATCCTCTATAAGAACGGGATCAGTACTGTCGCCGGACTTCTGGCAACATCGTACAATGATCTTGAAAGGATGGAAGGAATGGGAAGAAAATCGCTCGGGGAGATCAGGGTTCTGTTGACTGAAATAGGAAAAATGGAAACCAGTAAGTCATCGTATCAAGGTATCGGCAGGAATTCCTTCCTATTTTAG